One genomic window of Mus pahari chromosome 23, PAHARI_EIJ_v1.1, whole genome shotgun sequence includes the following:
- the Nyap1 gene encoding neuronal tyrosine-phosphorylated phosphoinositide-3-kinase adapter 1: MNLLYRKTKLEWRQHKEEEAKRSSSKEAAPTGPVGPGAVPGPGVRVRDIASLRRSLRMGFMTMPASQEHTPHPCRSTMAPRSLSCHSVGSMDSVGGGPGGGLTEDSSTRRPPAKPRRHPSTKLSMAGPGAETPPSKKAGSQKPTPECREPSRKVPPQKPRRSPNTQLSVSFDESCAPAPSPRGGNLPLQRLSRASRITGDLDAGAQEEEPVYIEMVGDVFRGGGGGGGRSGGGLAGPPLGSGGPTPPAAADSDSEDSEAIYEEMKYPLPEEAGDGRANGPPPLMAPSPPQQPHILQPHPHPHRRPASALPSRRDGTPTKTTPCEIPPPFPNLLQHRPPLLAFPQAKSASRGPGDGVSRLPVLCHSKEPAGSAPAPQVPARERETPPLPPPPPAANLLLLGPSGRARSHSTPLPPQGSGQTRGERELPNSHSMICPKAAGVPAAHPAPAALLPGPPKDKAVSYTMVYSAVKVTTHSVLPAGPPLGVGEPKTEEISVLHGMLCASSRPPVPGKSSPHSGAMGSAAGVLHHRSCLASPHSLPDPTAGSLTPLWTYPATAAGLKRPPAYDSLKAGGVLNKGCGMGAPSPMVKIQLQEQGTDGGAFASISCAHVIASAGTPEEEEEMGATFGAGWALQRKVLYGGRKAKEVDKEDGARAWNGSTEGPGKVEHEDRGSVPSGIPVRSQGAEGLLARIHHDRGGSRTALPVPCQTFPACHRNGDFTGGYRLGRSASTSGVRQAALHTPRPCSQPRDALSQVRSGLVLSLEKQIEKKPRKSGTPPCRRQHTVLWDTAI, encoded by the exons ATGAACCTTCTCTACCGAAAAACCAAGCTGGAGTGGAGACAGCACAAAGAAGAGGAGGCCAAACGGAG CTCCAGTAAGGAAGCAGCCCCCACGGGCCCGGTGGGGCCTGGGGCTGTCCCAGGGCCTGGGGTTCGAGTGCGAGACATTGCCTCGCTTCGACGATCCCTCAGGATGGGTTTCATGACGATGCCCGCGTCCCAGGAACACACCCCTCACCCCTGCCGCAGCACCATGGCCCCACGCTCTCTCTCCTGCCACTCGGTGGGCAGCATGGACAGTGTCGGTGGTGGGCCTGGGGGAGGGCTCACGGAGGACAGCAGCACCCGGAGACCCCCAGCTAAGCCCCGGAGACACCCCAGCACCAAGCTCAGCATGGCAGGACCAGGGGCAGAGACGCCGCCAAGTAAGAAAGCAG GCTCCCAGAAGCCAACTCCTGAGTGCCGTGAGCCCAGCCGGAAGGTTCCCCCACAGAAACCCAGGCGAAGCCCTAATACCCAGCTGTCTGTGTCCTTTGATGAGTCTTGTGCCCCAGCCCCATCTCCTCGAGGGGGGAACCTGCCCCTGCAACGCCTCAGTAGGGCTTCTCGAATAACTGGAGACCTGGATGCGGGGGCCCAGGAAGAAGAGCCGGTGTACATTGAGATGGTAGGGGATGTCTttcgaggaggaggaggaggaggaggacgaagtGGAGGAGGCCTGGCGGGACCTCCTCTTGGAAGTGGAGGCCCGACCCCTCCAGCTGCTGCGGATTCGGACTCTGAAGACAGTGAGGCTATATATGAAGAGATGAAGTATCCCTTGCCAGAAGAGGCAGGAGATGGCAGGGCCAACGGGCCTCCTCCATTGATGGCACCCTCCCCTCCACAACAGCCTCATATCCTccagcctcacccccacccccatcgcCGGCCAGCTTCAGCCCTCCCAAGCCGGAGGGATGGGACACCCACCAAGACCACTCCTTGTGAAATACCCCCACCCTTTCCCAACCTCCTTCAGCACCGGCCTCCACTTCTGGCCTTCCCTCAAGCCAAGTCTGCTTCCCGAGGCCCTGGCGATGGGGTCTCGAGGCTACCGGTCCTCTGCCACTCCAAGGAGCCAGCTGGTTCTGCCCCAGCTCCCCAAGTGCCTGCACGAGAGCGGGAGACGCCTCCCCTGCCGCCTCCGCCTCCTGCTGCCAACCTGCTATTGCTGGGACCATCAGGCCGAGCCCGGAGCCACTCAACACCGTTGCCACCCCAGGGCTCTGGCCAGACCAGGGGAGAACGGGAACTCCCCAACTCTCACAGCATGATCTGCCCCAAGGCAGCAGGGGTACCGGCAGCCCACCCCGCCCCAGCTGCCTTGCTTCCCGGCCCTCCCAAGGACAAGGCCGTGTCATACACTATGGTGTATTCTGCGGTAAAAGTGACCACACATTCGGTCCTGCCAGCTGGTCCACCCCTGGGTGTTGGAGAGCCAAAGACAGAGGAAATTTCAGTTCTTCATGGAATGCTGTGTGCCAGTTCGAGGCCCCCTGTCCCAGGGAAATCCAGCCCCCATAGCGGGGCTATGGGTTCAGCAGCTGGGGTCCTCCACCACCGCAGCTGCCTGGCCTCCCCCCACAGCCTTCCGGATCCAACTGCAGGCTCCCTGACTCCCCTCTGGACCTACCCAGCCACAGCAGCTGGACTCAAGAGACCCCCTGCCTATGACAGTCTCAAGGCTGGGGGGGTGCTGAATAAGGGCTGTGGAATGGGGGCACCGTCCCCCATGgtcaagatccagctgcaagagCAAGGGACTGATGGGGGTGCCTTTGCCAGCATCTCCTGTGCCCATGTCATTGCCAGTGCGGGGACAccggaagaggaagaagagatgggtGCCACATTTGGGGCAGGCTGGGCTCTGCAGAGGAAGGTCCTGTATGGAGGACGAAAGGCAAAGGAAGTGGACA AAGAGGACGGTGCCCGAGCCTGGAATGGCAGTACAGAAGGTCCAGGCAAAGTCGAACATGAGGACAGGGGCTCTGTACCATCAGGGATTCCTGTGAGGAGCCAGGGGGCAGAGGGTCTGCTGGCCAGGATCCACCATGATCGAGGAGGGAGCCGCACAGCGCTGCCTGTCCCTTGCCAGACTTTCCCAGCCTGCCACCGGAATGGAG ATTTCACAGGAGGGTACCGCCTGGGCcgttctgcctccacctctggagtCCGTCAGGCTGCGCTCCATACCCCGAGGCCCTGcagccagcccagggatgccctGAGCCAGGTGAGATCTggtcttgttttgtctttggaGAAACAGATAGAAAAGAAG CCCCGCAAGTCCGGTACCCCGCCCTGCCGGCGGCAGCACACGGTCCTCTGGGACACTGCCATCTGA